From the Amycolatopsis thermoflava N1165 genome, one window contains:
- a CDS encoding LysR family transcriptional regulator → MEFSFGQLEGFVAVAEERHFGRAAERLSMTQPPLSRQIQKLERSVGAQLLDRDSRGVRLTAAGEAFLVDARRLLALAGRAPDLARRIAAGQAGSIRIGFTGASAFGVLGRVLNTIGGQLPDLRVELSEMVTGEQVAALANGEIDLGLARPPFDTATFASRPVHRERLVLCVPSGHRLAGAGPVPAAELASEPLIMHSPVKARYFYDLVVGLVPIAHRNVVHAVSQIQTMIWLVAAGRGIAFVPESATRMRIDGVAWAEIDGLPDRPVELHLLWARESANPALSTVLTALEPLTAELA, encoded by the coding sequence ATGGAGTTCTCGTTCGGCCAGCTCGAGGGCTTCGTCGCCGTCGCCGAGGAGCGTCATTTCGGCCGCGCCGCCGAGCGCCTCTCGATGACCCAGCCCCCGCTGAGCCGCCAGATCCAGAAGCTGGAGCGGTCAGTCGGCGCGCAGCTGCTGGACCGGGACAGCCGCGGCGTGCGGCTCACTGCGGCGGGGGAGGCGTTCCTGGTCGACGCGCGGCGGCTGCTCGCGCTCGCCGGGCGCGCCCCGGACTTGGCGCGGCGCATCGCCGCGGGGCAGGCGGGCTCGATCCGCATCGGCTTCACGGGGGCGTCGGCCTTCGGCGTGCTCGGCCGGGTGCTCAACACGATCGGCGGGCAGCTGCCGGACCTGCGGGTGGAACTGTCCGAAATGGTCACCGGGGAACAGGTCGCCGCGCTGGCCAACGGCGAGATCGACCTCGGGCTGGCGCGCCCGCCGTTCGACACCGCCACTTTCGCCTCGCGACCGGTGCACCGCGAACGGCTCGTGCTGTGCGTGCCGTCCGGGCACCGGCTGGCGGGCGCGGGGCCGGTCCCCGCGGCCGAGCTCGCCAGCGAGCCGCTGATCATGCACTCGCCGGTCAAGGCGCGCTACTTCTACGACCTCGTCGTCGGTCTCGTGCCGATCGCGCACCGCAACGTGGTCCACGCGGTCAGCCAGATCCAGACGATGATCTGGCTGGTCGCCGCGGGGCGGGGCATCGCGTTCGTGCCCGAGTCGGCGACCCGGATGCGGATCGACGGCGTGGCCTGGGCCGAGATCGACGGGCTGCCGGACCGGCCGGTCGAGCTGCACCTGCTGTGGGCACGCGAGTCGGCGAACCCGGCACTGTCCACTGTGCTCACCGCGCTCGAACCGCTCACGGCGGAGCTCGCCTGA
- a CDS encoding MFS transporter, whose protein sequence is MSETETAPAVASTATGRRRIPTRYLVLSLIFIITAINYADRSSLSITGSSISAELGFSTVQLGYIFSAFSWAYVLGQLPGGVLLDRFGARRIYALSLALWTVVTAAISLVGLITTPVLVAVTIVFALRLLLGVFESPAFPANARVATTWFPTAERGRATAVFNSAQYFATALFAPVMGWITHEFGWRWVFIMLGVLGLTLAVVWSRWMDSPRHHRRVTPAELDTMTTGGALVDLDEARTRAEQRAPLDRRTIAKIFSTRPLWGVYISQYAVNALTYFFITWFPVYLVEGRGLSLLEVGFVAALPALCGFAGGLAGGFVSDALLRRGASLTAARKIPSVTGMALATSIALCSLTDSSALIVAIMTLAFFGKGLGALGWAITTDIAPPQATSFVGSTMNAFGNAAGIVTPIVIGYTVQATGSFDTALWFVAAHGVLALIGFAVMGKIKRIEFDTREKTA, encoded by the coding sequence ATGTCGGAAACCGAGACGGCGCCGGCGGTGGCGAGCACCGCGACCGGACGCCGCCGCATTCCCACCAGGTACCTGGTTCTCAGCCTGATCTTCATCATCACCGCGATCAACTACGCCGACCGCAGCAGCCTGTCGATCACCGGCAGCAGCATTTCGGCCGAGCTCGGCTTCAGCACGGTCCAGCTCGGCTACATCTTCTCCGCGTTCAGCTGGGCTTACGTGCTCGGCCAGCTGCCCGGCGGCGTGCTGCTGGACCGCTTCGGCGCCCGCCGCATCTACGCGCTCAGCCTCGCGCTGTGGACGGTCGTGACCGCCGCGATCAGCCTGGTCGGCCTGATCACCACGCCGGTGCTGGTCGCGGTCACCATCGTGTTCGCGCTCCGGCTGCTGCTGGGCGTGTTCGAATCGCCGGCGTTCCCGGCGAACGCGCGCGTGGCGACCACCTGGTTCCCGACCGCCGAACGCGGACGGGCCACCGCGGTGTTCAACTCGGCGCAGTACTTCGCGACCGCGTTGTTCGCCCCGGTCATGGGGTGGATCACGCACGAGTTCGGCTGGCGCTGGGTGTTCATCATGCTCGGCGTGCTCGGGCTGACGCTCGCCGTGGTGTGGTCGCGCTGGATGGACTCGCCGCGCCACCACCGCCGCGTGACCCCGGCCGAGCTGGACACCATGACCACCGGCGGCGCGCTGGTCGACCTCGACGAAGCCCGCACCCGGGCCGAACAACGCGCCCCGCTGGACCGGCGCACGATCGCGAAGATCTTCTCGACGCGGCCGCTGTGGGGCGTCTACATCTCGCAGTACGCGGTCAACGCGCTCACCTACTTCTTCATCACGTGGTTCCCGGTCTACCTGGTCGAGGGGCGCGGGTTGTCGTTGCTGGAGGTGGGGTTCGTGGCCGCGCTGCCCGCGCTGTGCGGGTTCGCCGGCGGCCTGGCGGGCGGATTCGTCTCGGATGCCCTGCTGCGCCGCGGGGCCTCGCTCACCGCGGCGCGCAAGATCCCGTCCGTGACCGGGATGGCGCTGGCCACCAGCATCGCGCTGTGCAGCCTGACCGACAGCAGCGCGCTGATCGTCGCGATCATGACGCTGGCGTTCTTCGGCAAGGGCCTCGGCGCCCTCGGGTGGGCGATCACCACCGACATCGCGCCGCCGCAGGCAACCAGCTTCGTCGGATCCACGATGAACGCCTTCGGCAACGCGGCGGGCATCGTCACGCCCATCGTCATCGGCTACACCGTGCAGGCGACCGGTTCCTTCGACACCGCACTGTGGTTCGTCGCCGCGCACGGTGTCCTCGCCCTCATCGGGTTCGCCGTGATGGGCAAGATCAAGCGCATCGAGTTCGACACCAGGGAGAAGACCGCATGA
- a CDS encoding L-talarate/galactarate dehydratase, giving the protein MSATLDRISRVRISSVTLPLATPISDAKVLTGRQKPMTEVAMLFAEITTENGLEGVGFGYSKRAGGPGQFAHAREIAPVLLGEDPSDIAKIWDKLVWAGASVGRSGLSVQAIAAFDVALWDLKAKRAGLPLAKLLGAHRDSVRCYNTSGGFLHAPIEEVVERAAESVERGIGGIKIKVGHPSHEVDLARVTAVREKIGDVPLMVDANQQWDRAAARRMCRALEPLDLVWIEEPLDAYDFEGHAQLSAAFDTPIATGEMLASAGEHAELIRARGADIVQPDAPRVGGITQFLKVMALADHAHLGLAPHFAMEVHIHLAAAYPREPWVEHFEWLDPLFDEHLEISGGRMHLSGRPGLGVTISEQARAWTVAHDEVRI; this is encoded by the coding sequence ATGAGCGCCACCCTCGACCGCATCAGCCGGGTTCGGATCTCGTCCGTGACGTTGCCGCTGGCGACCCCGATCAGCGACGCGAAGGTCCTCACCGGGCGGCAGAAGCCGATGACCGAGGTGGCGATGCTGTTCGCCGAGATCACCACCGAGAACGGTCTGGAGGGCGTCGGGTTCGGCTACTCGAAGCGGGCGGGCGGCCCCGGCCAGTTCGCGCACGCCCGTGAGATCGCGCCGGTGTTGCTCGGCGAGGATCCCAGTGACATCGCCAAGATCTGGGACAAGCTGGTGTGGGCGGGCGCGTCGGTCGGCCGCAGCGGCCTGTCCGTGCAGGCGATCGCGGCGTTCGACGTCGCGCTGTGGGACCTCAAGGCCAAGCGGGCCGGGCTGCCGCTGGCGAAACTGCTCGGCGCGCACCGGGATTCGGTGCGGTGTTACAACACCTCCGGCGGGTTCCTGCACGCGCCGATCGAGGAGGTCGTCGAGCGCGCCGCCGAGTCGGTCGAGCGGGGCATCGGCGGCATCAAGATCAAGGTGGGCCACCCGTCGCACGAGGTCGACCTGGCCAGGGTGACGGCGGTCCGGGAAAAGATCGGCGACGTCCCGCTGATGGTCGACGCCAACCAGCAGTGGGACCGCGCGGCGGCGCGGCGCATGTGCCGCGCGCTGGAGCCGCTGGACCTGGTGTGGATCGAGGAGCCGCTGGACGCCTACGACTTCGAGGGGCACGCGCAGCTGTCGGCGGCGTTCGACACGCCGATCGCGACCGGCGAGATGCTCGCGAGCGCGGGGGAGCACGCCGAGCTGATCCGGGCCCGCGGCGCGGACATCGTGCAGCCCGATGCGCCGCGCGTCGGCGGCATCACCCAGTTCCTCAAGGTCATGGCGCTGGCCGACCACGCGCACCTCGGGCTCGCGCCGCACTTCGCGATGGAGGTCCACATCCACCTGGCGGCCGCCTACCCGCGCGAGCCGTGGGTCGAGCACTTCGAATGGCTGGACCCGCTGTTCGACGAGCACCTGGAGATCTCGGGCGGGCGCATGCACCTCTCCGGCCGGCCCGGACTGGGTGTGACGATCAGCGAGCAGGCCCGCGCGTGGACGGTGGCCCACGACGAGGTGAGGATCTAG
- a CDS encoding DUF4232 domain-containing protein, translating into MGGFRFVLPVLLFSVAACSSPAPPPPPAPPADCARYESGPVEPALGHRAFVLTLTNCGTATRAVSGYPDVQVLGPEGEVLDVRVERGSSYMAIDPGPGTFALAPGKSLVTVVSWANTVTDGEIVTGSALTVASKPGEAPRQLPVETDLGTTGEITVTAWATELAR; encoded by the coding sequence ATGGGGGGATTCCGGTTCGTGTTGCCCGTTCTGCTGTTCTCGGTGGCGGCGTGCTCGTCGCCGGCGCCGCCGCCACCGCCCGCGCCGCCTGCGGACTGCGCCCGCTACGAGAGCGGCCCGGTGGAGCCGGCGCTGGGGCACCGGGCCTTCGTGCTGACACTGACGAACTGCGGCACGGCGACGCGTGCCGTGTCCGGCTACCCGGACGTCCAGGTCCTCGGTCCGGAGGGCGAGGTGCTGGACGTCCGGGTCGAGCGGGGCTCGTCCTACATGGCGATCGACCCCGGGCCGGGAACGTTCGCGCTGGCGCCCGGGAAGTCGCTGGTGACGGTGGTGTCCTGGGCGAACACGGTGACCGACGGCGAGATCGTGACCGGCTCGGCGCTCACCGTCGCGTCGAAGCCCGGCGAAGCGCCGCGACAGCTGCCGGTGGAAACGGACCTGGGCACGACGGGCGAAATCACGGTGACCGCCTGGGCGACGGAGCTGGCGCGCTAG
- a CDS encoding SDR family oxidoreductase yields MEIAGSIALVTGANRGLGRVLATALLDRGAKTVYAAARNPESITDPRLTPVRLDVTDPASVAAAAELAADATLVVNNAGVGSNGSLLTAPDLDAARKVLETNFFGPVNVSRAFAPILGRNGGGALVNVLSVLSWLAPPVTADYSAAKAAAWSFTNSARWELRGQGTLVVGVHVGYMDTDMAAHVEGPKVAPEDLARQVLDAVENGQEEVLGDELSRGVKAGLAGPVAAFER; encoded by the coding sequence GTGGAAATCGCCGGTTCGATCGCGCTCGTGACGGGCGCCAACCGCGGTCTCGGCCGCGTGCTCGCCACCGCTCTCCTCGACCGCGGCGCGAAGACCGTCTACGCGGCGGCCCGCAACCCGGAGAGCATCACCGATCCGCGGCTGACGCCGGTCCGGCTCGACGTCACCGACCCCGCGTCGGTCGCGGCGGCGGCGGAGCTGGCGGCCGACGCCACGCTGGTGGTCAACAACGCGGGGGTGGGCAGCAACGGCTCGCTGCTGACCGCGCCGGACCTGGACGCGGCCCGGAAGGTGCTGGAGACCAACTTCTTCGGCCCGGTCAACGTCTCGCGTGCGTTCGCACCGATCCTCGGCCGCAACGGCGGGGGCGCGCTGGTCAACGTGCTGTCGGTGCTGTCGTGGCTGGCGCCGCCGGTGACGGCCGACTACAGCGCGGCGAAGGCGGCGGCGTGGTCGTTCACCAACTCCGCCCGCTGGGAACTGCGCGGGCAGGGCACGCTCGTGGTCGGGGTGCACGTCGGGTACATGGACACCGACATGGCCGCGCACGTCGAGGGCCCGAAGGTGGCGCCGGAGGACCTCGCGCGGCAGGTGCTGGACGCCGTGGAGAACGGCCAGGAGGAGGTGCTGGGCGACGAGCTGAGCCGCGGCGTCAAGGCGGGTCTCGCCGGACCGGTCGCCGCGTTCGAGCGGTAA
- a CDS encoding thiolase family protein: MRDAVIVEAVRTPVAKGKPTGAYAAVHPVELHAHVLRSAVERVPGLDPSEIDDVIGGAVGQVGEQSGNTTRFAALAAGFPDSVAGVTVDRQCGSSQQALSFAAQGIVAGAYDIVVASGVESMSHVPIGSSANVDGVRADVWGPSVEKRYPGGLIPQGVAAELIARKWGLSRTQLDEFAVTSHQRAAAAWRDGHFAGQVAPLKVTAADGTVTQLDVDETIRPGTSLEVLAGLRPAFAHEHWTARFGEIDWKVTAGNSSPVNDGAAALVLTTSEIARQRGWRPRARIHTATVTGDDPVYMLTGIIPATAKVLARAGLSISDIDAFEVNEAFSSVVLAWLAETGADPAKVNVDGGAIAIGHPLGASGARLATTLLGVLERTGGRFGLQTMCEAGGTANATIIERI; encoded by the coding sequence ATGAGGGACGCCGTCATCGTCGAGGCCGTCCGCACCCCCGTCGCCAAGGGCAAGCCGACCGGCGCCTACGCCGCGGTGCACCCCGTCGAGCTGCACGCCCACGTGCTGCGGAGCGCGGTGGAACGCGTGCCCGGTCTCGACCCGTCCGAGATCGACGACGTGATCGGCGGCGCCGTCGGGCAGGTCGGCGAGCAGAGCGGGAACACCACCCGGTTCGCGGCGCTGGCCGCGGGCTTCCCCGATTCGGTCGCCGGCGTCACCGTCGACCGCCAGTGCGGCAGCAGCCAGCAGGCGCTCAGCTTCGCCGCCCAGGGGATCGTCGCGGGCGCCTACGACATCGTCGTCGCCTCCGGTGTCGAGTCGATGAGCCACGTGCCGATCGGCAGCTCGGCCAACGTCGACGGCGTGCGCGCCGACGTGTGGGGACCCTCGGTCGAGAAGCGCTACCCCGGCGGGCTCATCCCGCAGGGCGTGGCCGCCGAACTGATCGCCCGCAAGTGGGGCCTGTCCCGCACGCAGCTGGACGAGTTCGCGGTGACCAGCCACCAGCGGGCGGCCGCGGCGTGGCGTGACGGCCACTTCGCCGGTCAGGTCGCGCCGTTGAAGGTCACCGCCGCCGACGGCACGGTCACGCAGCTGGACGTCGACGAGACGATCCGGCCCGGAACCAGCCTGGAGGTGCTGGCCGGGTTGCGCCCGGCGTTCGCGCACGAGCACTGGACCGCGCGGTTCGGCGAGATCGACTGGAAGGTGACCGCGGGCAACTCCAGCCCGGTCAACGACGGCGCGGCCGCGCTCGTGCTCACCACCAGCGAGATCGCGCGTCAGCGCGGGTGGCGGCCGCGGGCGCGGATCCACACCGCGACGGTCACCGGCGACGACCCGGTCTACATGCTGACCGGGATCATCCCGGCCACCGCCAAGGTACTCGCCCGCGCCGGACTGTCTATTTCGGACATCGACGCGTTCGAGGTCAACGAGGCGTTCTCCTCGGTCGTGCTCGCCTGGCTCGCCGAGACCGGCGCGGATCCGGCGAAGGTCAACGTCGACGGCGGCGCGATCGCGATCGGGCACCCGCTGGGCGCGAGCGGCGCGCGGCTGGCCACCACCCTGCTCGGGGTGCTGGAGCGCACCGGCGGCCGGTTCGGCCTGCAGACCATGTGCGAGGCCGGCGGCACGGCCAACGCGACCATCATCGAAAGGATTTGA
- a CDS encoding TetR/AcrR family transcriptional regulator, with protein sequence MARTAAPGTRERILDVATALFYAEGVRAVGMSRIIGEVGCGKNLLYAHFPSKTDLVAAYLDRFREWRDRAETAALREAGDDPADRLVALVKEIAGRLRRPDFRGCPFRNLLTEFPGGDEQPERMAREYLEQTRELVGRLARETGAADPEGLADRVWLIIDGLYASGFRERAADVAPEMVREAIAAAG encoded by the coding sequence ATGGCACGCACGGCAGCACCGGGAACTCGCGAGCGGATCCTCGACGTGGCGACCGCGCTCTTCTACGCCGAGGGGGTCCGCGCGGTCGGGATGAGCCGGATCATCGGCGAGGTCGGCTGCGGGAAGAACCTGCTCTACGCGCACTTCCCCAGCAAGACCGACCTGGTGGCGGCCTACCTCGACCGGTTCCGCGAGTGGCGCGACCGCGCCGAAACCGCGGCGCTGCGCGAGGCGGGCGACGACCCGGCCGACCGGCTGGTGGCGCTGGTCAAGGAGATCGCCGGGCGGCTGCGGCGCCCGGACTTCCGCGGCTGCCCGTTCCGCAACCTGCTCACCGAGTTCCCTGGCGGTGACGAACAGCCGGAGCGGATGGCGCGGGAGTACCTGGAGCAGACGCGCGAGCTCGTCGGCCGTCTGGCGCGGGAGACCGGCGCGGCCGATCCGGAGGGCCTGGCGGACCGGGTGTGGCTGATCATCGACGGGCTGTACGCGAGCGGGTTCCGCGAGCGGGCCGCGGACGTCGCGCCGGAGATGGTGCGGGAGGCCATCGCCGCGGCCGGGTGA
- a CDS encoding universal stress protein, with protein sequence MDSNAIVVGVDGSDEADRALRWAAGTAARRHEPLHIVHGFAPMAGFYGAGLPVLREAYEAFVKAADDLLAAAERTAREAGGPELTITAGKLHEAGPVALIEASRTARTVVLGCSGTGGFTGMMVGSTTVEVAAHARCPVVVVRGRDEATGPVVAGVDGSATSERALGTAFEEASWRGVPLVAVHVWADADVSGPPGTVPFLVDWSEIEQDAQRLLAEQLAGWQEKYPDVVVERVVARDRPRHQLLSWSTRAQLVVVGSRGRGGFRGLLLGSTSQALIHHAQCPVMIVRPEDV encoded by the coding sequence ATGGACAGCAACGCGATCGTCGTCGGCGTGGACGGTTCCGACGAGGCGGACCGGGCGCTGCGCTGGGCGGCGGGCACGGCCGCGCGGCGGCACGAGCCACTGCACATCGTGCACGGGTTCGCCCCGATGGCCGGCTTCTACGGTGCCGGGCTGCCGGTGCTGCGCGAGGCCTATGAAGCGTTCGTGAAGGCGGCCGACGACCTGCTCGCCGCCGCGGAGCGCACCGCGCGGGAGGCCGGCGGGCCCGAGCTGACGATCACCGCCGGGAAGCTGCACGAAGCCGGTCCGGTCGCGTTGATCGAGGCCTCGCGCACGGCCCGCACGGTGGTGCTGGGCTGTTCCGGCACCGGCGGCTTCACCGGGATGATGGTCGGCTCGACGACCGTCGAGGTCGCCGCGCACGCCCGCTGCCCGGTGGTCGTGGTCCGCGGCCGGGACGAGGCGACGGGCCCCGTGGTGGCCGGCGTCGACGGCAGCGCCACCAGCGAGCGCGCGCTCGGGACAGCGTTCGAGGAGGCGTCCTGGCGGGGCGTGCCGCTGGTCGCGGTGCACGTCTGGGCCGACGCGGACGTCTCGGGCCCTCCGGGCACGGTGCCGTTCCTGGTCGACTGGTCCGAGATCGAGCAGGACGCGCAGCGGCTGCTGGCCGAGCAGCTGGCGGGGTGGCAGGAGAAGTACCCGGACGTCGTCGTGGAGCGCGTCGTCGCGCGGGACCGGCCGCGGCACCAGCTGCTGAGCTGGAGCACCCGGGCGCAGCTGGTCGTGGTCGGCAGCCGCGGCCGGGGCGGGTTCCGCGGCCTGCTGCTGGGCTCGACGAGCCAGGCGCTCATCCACCACGCGCAGTGCCCGGTGATGATCGTGCGCCCGGAAGACGTATAA
- a CDS encoding SRPBCC family protein produces the protein MTEFERERAMPAPAERVFTVAADVNRLDEWLPGVITVHPAEPEGVDVDVHDPAGEYEAPGVLGARREQLRLEWGRRGSADYSGWLQVSSAEGGSSYATLHLSFHGDQPAAHGGSAADDVERRLDESLDRLADLVSAG, from the coding sequence ATGACCGAGTTCGAACGCGAACGCGCCATGCCGGCCCCGGCGGAGCGGGTGTTCACCGTGGCCGCCGACGTGAACCGGCTCGACGAGTGGCTTCCCGGCGTGATCACCGTCCACCCGGCCGAACCCGAGGGCGTGGACGTCGATGTGCACGACCCGGCAGGCGAGTACGAGGCGCCCGGCGTGCTGGGCGCGCGCCGCGAGCAACTGCGGCTGGAGTGGGGCCGCCGCGGCAGCGCCGACTACAGCGGCTGGTTGCAGGTGTCCTCGGCCGAGGGCGGCTCCAGTTACGCCACGCTGCACCTGTCCTTCCACGGTGACCAGCCGGCCGCCCACGGCGGCAGCGCCGCCGACGACGTCGAGCGGCGGCTGGACGAGTCGCTGGACCGGCTGGCGGACCTGGTGTCGGCGGGCTGA
- a CDS encoding YchJ family protein, protein MRCPCGSGETYDNCCAPLHRGESAAPTAERLMRSRFSAFAVGDVGYLLASWHPDTRPATIRLDPDQRWTRLEVLATTGGSPFHTDGTVEFRAHYRTPDGPGSLHEDSEFTRVDGRWVYTRPRRVARRA, encoded by the coding sequence ATGAGGTGTCCCTGCGGGTCGGGTGAGACGTACGACAACTGCTGCGCGCCGCTGCACCGCGGCGAGTCCGCGGCGCCGACCGCCGAACGGCTGATGCGCTCGCGGTTCAGCGCGTTCGCCGTCGGGGACGTCGGGTACCTGCTCGCCAGCTGGCACCCGGACACCCGCCCGGCCACGATCCGGCTCGACCCGGACCAGCGCTGGACGCGGCTGGAGGTGCTGGCCACCACCGGCGGCAGCCCCTTCCACACGGACGGCACCGTGGAGTTCCGCGCCCACTACCGCACCCCGGACGGGCCCGGCTCGCTGCACGAGGACAGCGAGTTCACCCGGGTGGACGGCCGCTGGGTGTACACGCGGCCGCGGCGGGTAGCCCGCCGGGCATGA
- a CDS encoding p-hydroxycinnamoyl CoA hydratase/lyase — MSTAVGNGRVRTEPWGETVLVEFDEGIAWVTLNRPDKRNAMNPTLNDEMVRVLDHLEGDDRCRVLVLTGAGESFSAGMDLKEYFREVDATGSTAVQIKVRRASAEWQWKRLANWSKPTIAMVNGWCFGGAFTPLVACDLAFADEDAQFGLSEVNWGIPPGGVVSRALAATVPQRDALYYIMTGEPFDGRRAAEMRLVNEALPADRLRERTREVALKLASMNQVVLHAAKTGYKIAQEMPWEQAEDYLYAKLDQSQFADKAGARAKGLTQFLDQKSYRPGLSAFDPEK; from the coding sequence ATGAGCACAGCGGTCGGCAACGGGCGGGTCCGGACGGAGCCGTGGGGCGAGACGGTTCTGGTGGAGTTCGACGAAGGCATCGCCTGGGTCACGCTCAACCGGCCGGACAAGCGCAACGCCATGAACCCCACCCTGAACGACGAGATGGTGCGGGTGCTGGACCACCTGGAGGGCGACGACCGCTGCCGGGTGCTGGTGCTCACCGGCGCGGGCGAGTCGTTCTCCGCGGGCATGGACCTCAAGGAGTACTTCCGCGAGGTCGACGCCACCGGCAGCACGGCGGTGCAGATCAAGGTGCGGCGGGCCAGCGCGGAGTGGCAGTGGAAGCGGCTGGCGAACTGGAGCAAGCCGACGATCGCGATGGTCAACGGCTGGTGCTTCGGCGGCGCGTTCACCCCGCTGGTGGCCTGCGACCTGGCCTTCGCCGACGAGGACGCGCAGTTCGGGCTGTCCGAGGTCAACTGGGGCATCCCGCCGGGCGGCGTGGTCAGCCGGGCGCTGGCGGCGACCGTGCCGCAGCGCGACGCGCTGTACTACATCATGACCGGTGAGCCCTTCGACGGCCGCCGCGCGGCGGAGATGCGGCTGGTCAACGAGGCGCTGCCCGCCGACCGGCTGCGGGAGCGCACCCGCGAGGTGGCGCTGAAGCTCGCGTCGATGAACCAGGTGGTCCTGCACGCGGCCAAGACCGGGTACAAGATCGCCCAGGAGATGCCCTGGGAGCAGGCCGAGGACTACCTCTACGCGAAGCTCGACCAGTCGCAGTTCGCCGACAAGGCAGGCGCCCGTGCCAAGGGGCTGACCCAGTTCCTCGACCAGAAGTCCTACCGGCCCGGCCTGAGCGCCTTCGACCCGGAGAAGTAG
- a CDS encoding acyl-CoA synthetase gives MRNQGLGSWPVRRARMSPHATAVRHGGTALTYAELSRRVARLAHGLREAGVRPGDRVAYLGPNHPAYLETLFACGQAGAVFVPLNFRLGVPELDHALADSGASVLIHTPEHAETVAALAGDRLLRVPAGELEAADDEPLDLPVGLDDVCLLMYTSGSTGRPKGAMLTHGNLTWNCVNVLVETDLASDERALVAAPLFHAAALGMVCLPTLLKGGTVILHSAFDPGAVLSAVEQERVTLVFGVPTMYQAIAAHPRWRSTDLSSLRTLLCGGAPVPADLAGRYLDRGLAFVQGYGMTEAAPGVLVLDRAHVAEKIGSAGVPSFFTDVRVAGPSGEPVPPGEKGEIVVSGPNVMKGYWGRPEATAEVLRDGWFRSGDVATVDGDGYFHVVDRLKDMIISGGENIYPAEVENELYGYPGVEACAVIGVPDPRWGEVGKAVVVPAAGSRIDGAELLAWLRTRLAGYKVPKSVEFTDRLPTTGSGKILKGEVRRRFG, from the coding sequence GTGCGCAACCAGGGCCTGGGCTCGTGGCCGGTGCGCCGCGCCAGGATGAGCCCGCACGCGACAGCCGTCCGGCACGGCGGGACGGCGCTGACCTACGCCGAGCTGTCCCGCCGCGTCGCGCGGCTCGCCCACGGGCTCCGGGAGGCCGGGGTCCGCCCCGGCGACCGGGTGGCCTACCTCGGGCCGAACCACCCGGCCTACCTGGAGACCCTGTTCGCGTGCGGGCAGGCCGGCGCGGTGTTCGTGCCGCTGAACTTCCGGCTGGGCGTCCCGGAACTGGACCACGCGCTGGCCGATTCCGGCGCGTCGGTCCTGATCCACACGCCGGAGCATGCGGAGACGGTCGCGGCGCTCGCCGGCGACCGGCTGCTGCGGGTGCCCGCGGGCGAGCTGGAGGCCGCGGACGACGAGCCGCTCGACCTGCCCGTCGGCCTCGACGACGTGTGCCTGCTGATGTACACCTCGGGCAGCACCGGGCGCCCCAAGGGCGCGATGCTCACCCACGGCAACCTCACCTGGAACTGCGTCAACGTCCTGGTGGAGACCGACCTGGCGAGCGACGAGCGGGCCCTGGTCGCCGCGCCGCTGTTCCACGCCGCCGCGCTCGGCATGGTGTGCCTGCCCACCCTGCTCAAGGGCGGCACGGTGATCCTGCACTCCGCGTTCGACCCCGGCGCCGTGCTGTCCGCGGTGGAACAGGAGCGGGTCACGCTCGTGTTCGGGGTGCCCACGATGTACCAGGCGATCGCCGCGCACCCGCGGTGGCGCAGCACCGACCTGTCCAGCCTGCGGACCCTGCTGTGCGGCGGCGCGCCGGTGCCCGCCGACCTCGCCGGCCGCTACCTCGACCGCGGGCTCGCGTTCGTGCAGGGCTACGGGATGACCGAGGCGGCGCCGGGCGTGCTGGTCCTCGACCGCGCGCACGTCGCGGAGAAGATCGGCTCGGCCGGGGTGCCGTCGTTCTTCACCGACGTGCGGGTGGCCGGCCCGTCCGGCGAGCCGGTGCCGCCGGGGGAGAAGGGCGAGATCGTGGTCAGCGGGCCGAACGTGATGAAGGGCTACTGGGGCAGGCCGGAGGCGACGGCCGAGGTGCTGCGCGACGGGTGGTTCCGCTCCGGAGATGTGGCCACTGTGGACGGTGACGGGTACTTCCACGTCGTCGACCGGCTCAAGGACATGATCATCTCCGGCGGGGAGAACATCTACCCGGCCGAGGTGGAGAACGAGCTGTACGGCTACCCGGGGGTGGAGGCGTGCGCCGTGATCGGCGTGCCGGACCCGCGCTGGGGCGAGGTGGGCAAGGCGGTCGTCGTGCCCGCCGCGGGCAGCCGCATCGACGGCGCCGAGCTGCTGGCCTGGCTGCGCACCCGGCTGGCCGGGTACAAGGTGCCCAAGTCGGTCGAGTTCACCGACCGGCTGCCCACGACCGGCTCCGGCAAGATCCTCAAGGGCGAGGTCCGCCGCCGCTTCGGCTGA